A portion of the Faecalibacterium sp. I3-3-89 genome contains these proteins:
- a CDS encoding CHC2 zinc finger domain-containing protein, giving the protein MPLSLYQTVKFAITVRQVGEMYGMEPDRHGMVCCPFHSDSDPSMKLNDTYYYCFGCGANGDAIDLTAKLFDLNPRQAAEKLIHDIGLDPDKPPANAIALPPPKRGLTDEQWADIAYCLRVLTDYLDLLHDWRERYKPASPEEPLDERFVEALHMTETIEHLTDCVAFGTPQQKADAAARLLSGSYLLMLEERTDRLALAKCA; this is encoded by the coding sequence ATGCCCTTGAGCCTGTATCAAACTGTCAAGTTCGCCATCACCGTTCGGCAGGTGGGAGAGATGTACGGCATGGAGCCCGACCGCCATGGCATGGTGTGCTGTCCGTTCCATTCTGACAGCGACCCCAGCATGAAGCTGAACGACACCTATTATTACTGCTTTGGCTGTGGAGCCAACGGAGATGCCATCGACCTCACCGCTAAGCTGTTCGACCTGAACCCACGACAAGCCGCCGAGAAGCTGATACACGACATCGGGCTTGACCCGGACAAGCCGCCCGCCAATGCCATCGCCCTGCCGCCACCCAAGCGTGGCCTGACGGACGAGCAGTGGGCAGACATCGCCTACTGTCTGCGGGTGCTGACCGATTATCTCGACCTTCTGCACGACTGGCGAGAGCGTTACAAGCCCGCCAGCCCGGAAGAACCGCTGGACGAGCGGTTCGTGGAAGCCCTCCACATGACCGAGACCATCGAGCACCTGACGGACTGCGTTGCATTTGGGACGCCTCAGCAGAAGGCCGATGCCGCTGCACGGCTGCTGTCCGGGTCGTACCTGCTGATGCTGGAGGAGCGCACCGACCGCCTTGCTCTGGCAAAGTGCGCCTGA
- a CDS encoding helix-turn-helix domain-containing protein — MAQEYLPAPSNVRLADLMKEHNISQPELAKEIGCSKSTISRFISGAKGTLTHEQVLKIARLFNVSTDFLLGETNIPDRKNYDIAELGLSVEAAKNLYTGRVNTEVVNLLLENARFAELTYRIAQYFDDTFASGIAAQNAMLTTLSTLLRTKVKTPEAAKAAKDISLRRKPVYQGDLDDIEMYFMAAVKEIKKGIGSHYAEQEAMSKKAAEKMFTELTKGQDVQHPTITAEQLTDAMLDSVSGMEGATPEALEQLRNGLLGILQSAAEQENAHEADE, encoded by the coding sequence ATGGCACAGGAATATCTGCCCGCACCGTCCAACGTCCGTCTTGCAGACTTGATGAAAGAGCACAACATCAGCCAACCGGAGCTTGCCAAGGAAATCGGCTGCTCCAAAAGCACCATCAGCCGCTTCATCAGCGGCGCAAAAGGGACGCTGACCCACGAGCAGGTGCTGAAAATCGCAAGGCTGTTTAATGTGTCCACGGATTTCCTGCTGGGAGAAACCAACATCCCCGACCGCAAAAATTACGACATTGCCGAACTGGGCTTGTCCGTAGAAGCTGCAAAGAACCTCTACACGGGGCGTGTCAATACAGAGGTAGTCAATCTGCTGCTGGAAAATGCCCGTTTCGCAGAGCTTACTTACCGCATAGCGCAGTATTTTGATGATACCTTTGCGTCCGGTATTGCGGCACAGAACGCCATGCTCACGACATTGAGCACCCTGCTGCGCACAAAGGTCAAGACCCCGGAAGCAGCCAAAGCCGCAAAGGACATCAGTCTCCGAAGAAAGCCAGTGTACCAAGGCGACCTTGATGATATTGAAATGTACTTCATGGCGGCGGTCAAGGAAATCAAAAAGGGTATCGGGAGCCATTACGCCGAACAGGAAGCCATGAGCAAGAAAGCGGCGGAGAAGATGTTCACCGAATTGACCAAAGGGCAGGATGTGCAGCACCCAACGATTACGGCAGAGCAGTTGACAGATGCAATGTTGGACAGCGTTTCGGGTATGGAAGGAGCCACGCCGGAAGCACTGGAACAGCTGCGGAACGGTCTGCTGGGAATCTTGCAGTCTGCCGCAGAGCAGGAAAACGCCCATGAAGCAGACGAATGA
- a CDS encoding sigma-70 family RNA polymerase sigma factor — protein sequence MKQTNERLCALAQKGDAAALDSLIDNNKSFIGKVANDLFRSMNLAQSGLNLDTDDLKQAGNLGLWKTVPKFDAARGMKFLTYAAPAIRNAMMDMVRDAFAAFEQRMVTEDKDGICYQRVSLDDVLPGEEQLQRIEAIADPYAMQPQSIMEDQESRRELYDGLKRLTQREQTYLLYRYGFTDGKEHPLIGTAIYFHLTKGRAQKTEEQAMDNLWLELPWWFI from the coding sequence ATGAAGCAGACGAATGAACGGCTTTGTGCGCTGGCGCAGAAAGGCGATGCCGCCGCACTGGACAGCCTGATCGACAACAACAAGTCCTTTATTGGCAAGGTGGCAAATGACCTTTTCCGCAGCATGAATCTGGCACAGTCCGGCCTGAACCTTGACACGGACGATTTGAAACAGGCGGGCAATCTGGGCTTGTGGAAGACCGTGCCGAAGTTCGATGCAGCGCGTGGCATGAAGTTCCTGACCTACGCGGCTCCGGCCATCCGCAACGCCATGATGGATATGGTTCGGGATGCCTTTGCCGCTTTTGAGCAGCGGATGGTGACAGAGGACAAGGATGGTATCTGTTACCAGCGCGTTTCGCTGGATGATGTTCTGCCGGGAGAGGAACAACTGCAGCGCATCGAAGCCATAGCCGACCCCTACGCCATGCAGCCGCAGAGCATTATGGAGGATCAGGAATCGCGCCGGGAACTGTACGATGGCCTGAAACGGTTGACCCAACGGGAGCAGACCTATCTGCTGTACCGCTATGGCTTTACTGATGGCAAGGAACATCCTTTGATTGGTACGGCGATATATTTCCACCTGACAAAAGGCCGCGCCCAAAAGACCGAGGAACAGGCTATGGATAACCTGTGGCTGGAATTGCCGTGGTGGTTTATATGA
- a CDS encoding DUF2812 domain-containing protein, with the protein MRYKKVRFFGCLLSLQEKWLNRMSQQGYHLINTSRAIYEFETCTPGEYQYKIDYIGHKSRESSDKYVEFLQSLGYVVFFKNINLNYSLAKVQFRPWAESGGKLSTPKTTLNKELLIVEKKNDGKPFELYTTLDDKLALYKSAQSPWIFFFFIFMIMAVLMKSFIYSALAITCLIIVIVYWFPIYKIIKERRTRED; encoded by the coding sequence ATGCGCTACAAAAAGGTACGTTTTTTTGGTTGTCTATTATCCTTACAAGAGAAATGGCTTAATAGGATGTCCCAACAAGGGTATCACTTAATAAATACATCACGGGCTATCTATGAGTTTGAAACATGCACTCCGGGGGAATATCAATATAAGATTGATTATATTGGTCACAAGAGTCGTGAAAGCTCAGACAAGTATGTTGAATTTCTTCAAAGCTTAGGATACGTTGTTTTTTTCAAGAACATTAATCTAAACTACTCTCTTGCCAAAGTACAATTTCGTCCGTGGGCTGAATCAGGTGGAAAGCTATCAACGCCTAAGACGACACTTAACAAAGAATTATTGATTGTCGAAAAAAAGAATGATGGAAAGCCATTTGAATTATATACTACCCTTGATGATAAATTAGCTTTGTATAAATCAGCACAGTCGCCGTGGATATTCTTTTTTTTCATCTTTATGATTATGGCTGTGCTTATGAAATCTTTCATCTATAGTGCGTTAGCAATCACATGTCTTATCATCGTTATTGTCTATTGGTTTCCAATTTATAAGATTATTAAAGAGCGTCGAACAAGGGAAGATTAG
- a CDS encoding PadR family transcriptional regulator has product MKDYVQGGTLTEVTDLILLSLYEPRHGYAIIQFVEEVTNGRVLLGAGTLYGALSSLEEKGWIKLQSTESTSRKKVYLITSSGKEAVQTEIDRLHQLIDLAERISKEI; this is encoded by the coding sequence ATGAAAGACTATGTGCAAGGGGGAACCCTTACAGAAGTTACAGATTTAATACTTTTGTCCCTTTATGAACCACGGCATGGATATGCAATCATTCAATTTGTTGAGGAAGTAACAAACGGAAGGGTATTATTAGGAGCAGGGACATTATATGGTGCTCTATCCTCGTTAGAAGAAAAAGGATGGATTAAATTACAAAGCACTGAAAGTACAAGCAGAAAAAAAGTGTATTTAATAACATCTTCTGGAAAGGAGGCTGTCCAAACCGAAATAGATCGACTTCATCAATTAATCGACTTAGCGGAAAGGATTTCAAAGGAGATTTAA
- a CDS encoding GNAT family N-acetyltransferase produces MLELMQGEAVVNRNRSANLLRSKLYVCPLCGNVLHATGQAVVSCCGITLPPLDISEADDADEHHQLTLERVEDELFVTLHHPMTKDHYISFIACLTGDKLQLVKLYPEGDVSCRFKITGAGVLYFYCNRHGLMKAPDFRAAARHTPPQKLHLREPDEGDREQVMAYREEFLAISSRLDGTSALDKYDDFDQWLANIRKLKDPATTPAGFVPATQYLALDEQEHLVGMTNLRHHLNDYLLAYGGHIGYSVRPSERKNGYASQMLCMTLEKAKERGISKVRICCDHYNIASAKTIQSNGGVLEDEMFDSSDGMLTQRYWIENR; encoded by the coding sequence GTGCTCGAGCTGATGCAGGGCGAAGCCGTCGTCAACCGGAACCGCTCCGCCAACCTGCTTCGCTCCAAGCTCTACGTCTGCCCCCTGTGCGGCAATGTGCTCCACGCCACCGGGCAGGCTGTCGTGAGCTGCTGCGGCATCACCCTGCCGCCGCTGGACATCTCTGAGGCGGACGACGCCGACGAGCACCATCAGCTGACACTGGAACGGGTGGAAGATGAGCTTTTCGTCACCCTTCACCACCCCATGACCAAAGACCACTACATTTCCTTCATCGCCTGCCTTACCGGCGACAAATTACAGCTGGTCAAGCTTTACCCTGAGGGCGACGTCAGCTGCCGTTTCAAAATCACCGGTGCGGGCGTACTCTACTTCTACTGCAACCGCCACGGCCTGATGAAGGCCCCGGACTTCCGGGCAGCGGCTCGTCATACGCCGCCCCAGAAGCTCCACCTGCGGGAGCCGGACGAGGGCGACCGCGAACAGGTCATGGCCTACCGGGAAGAATTTCTTGCCATCAGCTCCCGGCTCGACGGCACGTCGGCGCTGGACAAATACGACGACTTCGACCAGTGGCTGGCTAACATCCGCAAGCTGAAAGACCCAGCCACCACACCTGCCGGGTTCGTACCGGCCACCCAGTATCTGGCTCTGGACGAGCAGGAGCATCTTGTCGGCATGACCAACCTGCGCCACCATCTCAACGACTATCTGCTGGCTTACGGCGGTCACATCGGCTACAGCGTCCGCCCCTCGGAGCGGAAGAACGGCTACGCCAGCCAGATGCTCTGCATGACCCTCGAAAAGGCCAAGGAGCGCGGCATCTCCAAGGTGCGCATCTGCTGTGACCACTATAACATCGCCTCGGCAAAGACGATTCAGTCTAACGGCGGTGTACTGGAAGATGAGATGTTTGACTCCTCGGATGGGATGCTGACTCAGCGGTACTGGATAGAGAATCGATAA
- the mgtE gene encoding magnesium transporter yields MQKKNYQQEILDLIHSGLPQAELAEKLSDYHENDLADALEALTPDERQKLYTVLGVERVAEIFSYLDDAEPYLKELPSEKAAKVVSNMDSDDAVDALDDLEEEDKAKIVGQLDKDSAEDVKMLLSYGEDEIGSSMTTNYICIRKDMTIRQAMSELVKQAGENDNISTLYVVDENEKFYGAIDLKDLIIARADDSLEKLIARSYPYVTDHEKISDCIDRIVDYAERSLPVLNDTGELVGIITSADVVELVDDEMGDDYAKLGGLTSEEDLNEGVFESVKKRLPWLIALLFLGMLVSSVVGAFESVVAVLPIVICFQSMVLDMAGNVGTQSLAVTIRVLVDENLTTSKKLHLLWKEMRVGLVNGALLAVMALGFLGCYIHFFKAYAWGEAFLLSGCVGISLIVAMVISSLVGTIIPMLFHKIHIDPAVASGPLITTINDLVAVVVYYGLAMVVLIDMFHLG; encoded by the coding sequence ATGCAGAAGAAGAACTACCAGCAGGAGATACTCGACCTCATCCACAGCGGCCTGCCGCAGGCTGAGCTGGCCGAAAAGCTCTCCGATTACCATGAGAATGACCTTGCCGACGCCCTCGAGGCCCTGACGCCTGATGAGCGCCAGAAGCTCTACACCGTGCTGGGCGTGGAGCGTGTGGCCGAGATCTTCTCCTATCTGGATGACGCGGAGCCCTACCTGAAGGAGCTGCCCAGCGAGAAGGCCGCAAAGGTCGTCTCGAACATGGACTCGGACGACGCTGTGGATGCGCTGGACGACCTCGAGGAAGAGGATAAGGCCAAGATCGTCGGCCAGTTGGACAAGGACTCCGCCGAGGACGTGAAGATGCTGCTGTCCTATGGAGAAGACGAGATCGGCAGCAGCATGACCACCAACTACATCTGCATCCGGAAGGACATGACCATCCGGCAGGCCATGAGTGAGCTGGTGAAGCAGGCCGGCGAGAACGACAACATCTCCACCCTCTATGTCGTGGACGAGAACGAGAAGTTCTACGGTGCCATCGATCTGAAAGACCTCATCATCGCCCGGGCGGACGACAGCCTCGAGAAGCTCATCGCCCGGTCGTACCCCTATGTGACCGACCACGAGAAGATCAGCGACTGCATCGACCGTATCGTGGACTATGCCGAGCGTTCGCTGCCCGTCCTGAACGACACCGGAGAGCTGGTGGGCATCATCACCTCGGCGGATGTCGTCGAGCTGGTGGATGATGAGATGGGCGACGATTACGCAAAGCTGGGCGGTCTGACCAGCGAGGAGGACCTGAATGAGGGCGTGTTCGAGAGCGTCAAAAAGCGCCTGCCGTGGCTGATCGCCCTGCTTTTCCTCGGGATGCTGGTGTCCTCGGTGGTGGGCGCCTTCGAGTCGGTGGTGGCCGTCCTGCCCATCGTCATCTGCTTCCAGTCCATGGTGCTGGATATGGCGGGCAATGTGGGCACCCAGTCGCTGGCCGTCACCATCCGCGTGCTGGTGGATGAGAACCTGACCACCTCCAAAAAGCTGCATCTGCTCTGGAAGGAGATGCGGGTGGGTCTGGTCAACGGAGCGCTGCTGGCCGTCATGGCGCTGGGTTTCCTCGGCTGTTATATCCACTTCTTCAAGGCATACGCTTGGGGAGAGGCCTTCCTGCTCTCCGGCTGCGTCGGCATCTCCCTCATCGTGGCGATGGTCATTTCCAGCTTGGTGGGCACCATCATCCCCATGCTGTTCCACAAGATCCACATCGACCCCGCCGTGGCGTCCGGCCCCCTCATCACCACCATCAACGACCTCGTGGCCGTTGTGGTGTACTACGGTCTGGCTATGGTCGTGCTCATTGATATGTTCCATCTGGGCTGA
- the proS gene encoding proline--tRNA ligase has protein sequence MAKDNKKLVQAITSQEENFAQWYTDICVKAELVEYSSVKGFIILRPYGQAIWELIQKDMDARFKATGHENVAMPVLIPESLLQKEGELVNGFAPEVAWVTMGGSDKLEERLAVRPTSETMFCDHWSRVLHSYRELPMKYNQWCSVVRWEKTTRPFLRSREFWWQEGHTIHETAAEAEAETQQQLNCYADVCEQDLAIPVVKGRKTDKEKFAGAEATYTIEAMMKDGKALQSGTSHYFGDKFSKAYDVTFTGRDNQLHHPFQTSWGVSTRLVGAIIMTHGDDDGLILPPAVAPVQVVVVPIAAHKPGVSEKAAELAEKISKYARVKLDDSDNAPGWKFSQWEMKGVPLRLEIGPKDLEKNQCVLVRRDTREKVFVSLDELETAIPAQLEALRKDLYERALANREARTWPATTMDEVKELAKANTGYIKTMWCGDLACEMKMKEEAGLSSRCMPFEQEHLSDVCPCCGKPAKTMVYWGVAY, from the coding sequence ATGGCAAAAGACAACAAAAAGCTCGTACAGGCGATCACAAGCCAGGAGGAAAACTTTGCACAGTGGTATACCGACATCTGCGTCAAGGCAGAGCTGGTCGAGTATTCCAGCGTCAAGGGCTTCATCATCCTGCGCCCCTACGGTCAGGCCATCTGGGAGCTGATCCAGAAAGACATGGATGCCCGCTTCAAGGCCACCGGCCACGAGAACGTGGCGATGCCCGTACTGATCCCTGAGAGCCTGCTGCAGAAGGAAGGCGAGCTGGTCAATGGCTTCGCGCCGGAGGTGGCGTGGGTCACGATGGGCGGCTCGGACAAGCTGGAAGAGCGTCTGGCGGTCCGCCCCACCAGCGAGACCATGTTCTGCGATCACTGGTCCCGTGTGCTGCACAGCTACCGCGAGCTGCCCATGAAGTACAACCAGTGGTGCAGCGTCGTGCGCTGGGAGAAGACCACCCGCCCCTTCCTGCGTAGCCGCGAGTTCTGGTGGCAGGAGGGTCACACCATCCACGAGACCGCTGCTGAGGCTGAGGCTGAGACCCAGCAGCAGCTGAACTGCTACGCAGACGTCTGCGAGCAGGATCTGGCCATCCCTGTTGTCAAGGGCCGCAAGACCGATAAGGAGAAGTTTGCCGGTGCCGAGGCCACCTACACCATCGAAGCCATGATGAAGGACGGCAAGGCCCTGCAGAGCGGCACCAGCCACTACTTCGGCGATAAGTTCAGCAAGGCTTACGACGTGACCTTCACCGGCCGCGACAACCAGCTGCATCACCCGTTCCAGACCAGCTGGGGCGTTTCCACCCGTCTGGTGGGTGCGATCATCATGACCCACGGCGACGACGACGGCCTCATCCTGCCCCCGGCTGTCGCCCCCGTTCAGGTCGTGGTGGTGCCCATCGCTGCCCACAAGCCCGGCGTTTCCGAGAAGGCTGCAGAGCTGGCCGAGAAGATCAGCAAGTACGCCCGCGTCAAGCTGGACGACAGCGACAACGCCCCCGGCTGGAAGTTCTCCCAGTGGGAGATGAAGGGCGTGCCCCTGCGCCTCGAGATCGGCCCCAAGGATCTGGAGAAGAACCAGTGCGTCCTCGTCCGCCGCGACACCCGCGAGAAGGTGTTCGTCTCTCTGGACGAGCTGGAGACCGCCATCCCGGCCCAGCTGGAGGCCCTGCGCAAGGACCTGTACGAGCGCGCTCTGGCCAACCGTGAAGCCCGCACTTGGCCCGCCACCACCATGGACGAGGTCAAGGAGCTGGCCAAGGCCAACACCGGCTACATCAAGACCATGTGGTGCGGCGATCTGGCCTGTGAGATGAAGATGAAGGAAGAGGCTGGCCTGTCCAGCCGTTGTATGCCCTTCGAGCAGGAGCATCTGAGCGATGTCTGCCCCTGCTGCGGCAAGCCTGCTAAGACTATGGTCTACTGGGGCGTCGCATACTAA